One window from the genome of Bacillus rossius redtenbacheri isolate Brsri chromosome 10, Brsri_v3, whole genome shotgun sequence encodes:
- the LOC134535975 gene encoding 3'-5' ssDNA/RNA exonuclease TatD, translating into MATSDKETLKPEDDASTQMDRCYENYVVVDIGANLTNKKFGRDLDSVVQRAKDAGVQKIMVTGTSLRASKEALRLTRIYPGTLYSTAGVHPHDAKSWTDSYLEELRTVAASAECVAIGECGLDYNRDFSPPEVQREVFEMQIRLACELRKPLFVHERDAHEDVLGMLGRHGAALPAVVVHCFTGTAEQARRYLDAGAYIGLTGYLCKDKSDTGVRKILEDGVIPLEKLLVETDSPFMFPNTRASKLPVHVKEALTERSLTFLHRYCTFQRNEPCSLPAIVEMIAAFMKKPPEEVALATAFNALKVFGLS; encoded by the exons ATGGCAACTAGCGATAAAGAAACTCTAAAACCAGAAGATGATGCCTCAACACAAATGGATCGTTGTTACGAAAATTATGTAGTTGTTGATATTGGCGCTAACCTAACAAATAAGAAGTTCGGAAGGGACTTGGATTCCGTTGTACAGCGAGCCAAAGATGCAG GTGTTCAGAAGATTATGGTGACTGGCACTTCATTACGAGCAAGCAAAGAAGCATTACGTCTGACTCGAATCTATCCTGGCACGTTGTATTCCACAGCAG GAGTCCACCCGCATGATGCGAAGTCGTGGACGGACAGCTACCTGGAAGAGTTGCGGACGGTGGCGGCGAGCGCAGAGTGCGTGGCGATTGGCGAGTGCGGGCTCGACTACAACAGGGACTTCTCCCCGCCGGAAGTGCAGCGGGAAGTTTTCGAGATGCAG ATCCGCCTGGCCTGCGAGCTGCGGAAGCCCTTGTTCGTGCACGAGCGGGACGCCCACGAGGACGTGCTGGGGATGCTGGGGAGGCACGGGGCCGCCTTGCCCGCGGTGGTGGTCCACTGCTTCACTGGCACCGCGGAGCAGGCCAGGCGGTACCTGGACGCCGGCGCCTACATTGGCCTCACAG GCTACCTGTGCAAGGACAAGTCGGACACGGGAGTGCGCAAGATCCTGGAGGACGGAGTGATCCCTCTGGAGAAGCTGCTGGTGGAGACTGACTCCCCGTTCATGTTCCCCAACACGAGGGCGTCCAAGCTGCCCGTCCACGTGAAAGAGGCACTCACCGAGAG ATCGCTGACTTTCCTCCATCGCTACTGTACGTTCCAACGGAACGAGCCTTGTTCGCTACCAGCTATAGTTGAGATGATCGCAGCTTTCATGAAGAAACCGCCCGAGGAGGTGGCGTTAGCTACGGCATTCAATGCTTTGAAGGTGTTTGGTCTCTCATGA